In Mustelus asterias chromosome 16, sMusAst1.hap1.1, whole genome shotgun sequence, one DNA window encodes the following:
- the LOC144505568 gene encoding protocadherin beta-8-like encodes MQTVLFIILLYAWDFVSAQIHYTIPEELENGAFVGNIAKDVGLDVRELSSRRFRIMSAAKKRYFEVNLQDGVLFVNDNIDREQLCGQILPCLQNLEIVTENPLQLYRAEVEIQDINDNSPSFSQDELRLEILESTPPGTRFPLQSAHDPDVGTNSVHTYILSPNDHFTLDVQNSSDGTKSVSLLLDKFLDREEQAIHTLLLSALDGAIPERSGSAQIIITVLDVNDNVPIFDQDIYWVKLIENVVEKTVVINLSVTDLDEGTNADIIYSFSSYTPDRVRELFSVEPYTGEIIVKGALDYEEASVYEINVQARDQGATSVPVYCKVVVEIVDVNDVEPEMTLMSLSSSITENAPVGTMVALISVTDTESGVNGKISCFIPNSLPFQLKSSFKNSYMLVTNALLDRETVSQYTLNVTCSDAGSPPLFANKIIPLEISDINDNAPRFTKSSYTAYVSENNTPGTAICSVTAFDSDLGQNSVISYSIRPSQIEGTSVMSFVSINSENGAIFSQRSFDYEQFKNFQIHVQAQDAGIPLLSSDVVVNVVILDQNDNPPVITSSLAKNGTHVVIPRSAHPGYLVTKVTAVDADSGQNARLIYQLIQATDRTLFTVTRNSGEIRTIRLFKERDSTTQVLVILVQDNGHPSLSATVTATVSLMEITAEIMSGIRNLSQNIEHSSSLAMYIIISLGTVSIILLFIIIVLVTTMCHNTNDLDGDCSLNTCCFRREVTNNIVKQSNANPRIGPKVQSTANFMEVRGTGSLSETYCYKVRSTTEAENRNCVVLTPFSSATRRNDTKGADLCFSGCNQQMNQNFNIVSKVNSFLSVLVFKQTPSVDELKASESSKDENLSNCISAKTMFELTWDLIAFIAGFAHHVEVERVKNIEQLLRTKQKISSSLNRPPLLTWLNVLV; translated from the exons ATGCAAACGGTGCTTTTCATTATCTTGCTTTATGCCTGGGATTTTGTGTCTGCCCAGATTCATTATACGATTCCAGAAGAACTGGAAAACGGCGCCTTTGTTGGAAACATTGCTAAGGATGTTGGATTAGATGTGAGAGAACTGTCCAGCCGTAGGTTTCGCATTATGTCAGCTGCAAAGAAAAGGTATTTCGAAGTCAATTTACAGGATGGTGTTTTGTTTGTTAATGAcaacattgacagggagcagctCTGCGGTCAAATTCTGCCATGTTTACAAAATCTCGAGATTGTTACGGAAAACCCATTACAACTGTACCGTGCTGAGGTTGAAATACAAGATATCAATGACAACTCCCCTAGCTTTTCGCAGGATGAGCTACGTTTGGAGATTCTTGAGTCAACTCCACCGGGTACACGCTTTCCACTTCAGAGCGCGCATGATCCGGACGTGGGTACAAATTCTGTTCACACTTATATCCTCAGTCCGAATGACCATTTCACATTGGACGTTCAAAACAGCAGTGATGGAACTAAAAGTGTGTCTTTGTTGCTTGATAAATTCTTGGACAGAGAAGAACAAGCCATCCATACCTTACTTCTCAGTGCCTTAGATGGCGCGATCCCAGAGCGATCTGGCAGTGCCCAAATTATAATCACGGTCCTCGATGTCAATGACAATGTGCCTATATTTGATCAGGACATTTATTGGGTGAAGCTGATTGAAAATGTAGTCGAAAAAACAGTAGTTATCAACCTCAGTGTCACTGATTTGGATGAAGGCACGAATGCGGATATTATCTACTCTTTCAGCAGTTACACTCCAGACAGAGTCCGTGAGCTGTTTAGTGTAGAACCGTATACCGGAGAAATCATAGTTAAAGGAGCACTGGATTACGAAGAAGCCAGCGTCTACGAAATCAATGTGCAAGCTAGGGACCAGGGTGCTACTTCTGTACCTGTCTATTGCAAAGTTGTAGTGGAGATTGTGGACGTGAATGACGTCGAACCTGAGATGACGTTGATGTCATTATCCAGCTCCATTACTGAAAATGCTCCGGTCGGGACTATGGTAGCTCTAATAAGTGTAACGGATACCGAATCTGGAGTAAACGGTAAAATTAGCTGTTTCATTCCTAATAGCCTCCCATTCCAATTGAAATCGTCTTTCAAGAATTCTTACATGTTGGTCACTAATGCTTTATTGGACAGGGAAACTGTTTCCCAGTACACACTTAACGTCACGTGTTCGGACGCTGGATCGCCTCCTCTCTTTGCCAACAAAATCATCCCACTGGAGATCTCAGACATTAATGACAATGCACCACGCTTCACGAAGTCTTCATACACAGCCTACGTATCAGAAAACAACACACCGGGTACAGCTATCTGCTCTGTGACTGCTTTTGATTCTGACCTCGGTCAAAACTCGGTCATTTCTTACTCCATTAGGCCGAGTCAGATTGAAGGTACGTCCGTCATGTCTTTTGTATCTATTAATTCAGAAAATGGTGCAATATTTTCACAACGTTCCTTTGATTATGAGCAATTTAAGAACTTTCAAATCCATGTTCAAGCTCAGGATGCAGGAATCCCGCTCCTCAGCAGTGATGTTGTCGTGAATGTAGTAATCCTCGACCAAAATGACAACCCTCCTGTAATAACATCTTCTCTGGCAAAAAACGGAACACACGTTGTGATACCTCGATCTGCGCATCCAGGCTATCTGGTGACAAAGGTGACTGCAGTTGATGCGGATTCTGGGCAGAATGCCAGACTGATTTACCAATTGATCCAAGCTACTGATCGAACTCTTTTCACTGTAACACGTAACTCAGGAGAAATCAGAACAATACGACTCTTTAAAGAGAGAGATTCAACTACACAAGTGCTTGTAATTTTGGTGCAGGACAATGGGCATCCTTCCCTCTCTGCTACTGTCACAGCCACGGTGTCATTGATGGAGATAACTGCTGAAATTATGTCAGGCATTCGTAATTTGTCCCAAAATATTGAACATTCTTCAAGTTTGGCAATGTATATAATAATATCACTGGGAACAGTCTCTATCATCCTTCTGTTTATAATAATTGTTCTCGTTACAACCATGTGCCACAATACCAATGATCTCGATGGCGATTGTTCTCTGAATACTTGTTGCTTTAGACGTGAGGTTACAAACAATATAGTGAAGCAGTCTAATGCAAACCCTCGGATAGGTCCCAAAGTTCAATCAACCGCAAATTTTATGGAAGTTCGTGGGACCGGGTCCCTCTCTGAAACATACTGCTACAAGGTTCGCTCAACAACTGAAGCAGAGAACAGGAACTGTGTTGTTCTCACGCCGTTCAGTTCTGCAACACGGAGAAATGATACAAAGGGCGCTGACCTATGTTTCTCAGGGTGCAATCAGCAGATGAATCAAAACTTTAATATTGTCAGTAAG GTGAACAGCTTTCTGTCAGTTCTGGTATTTAAGCAAACACCTTCTGTAGATGAACTGAAGGCATCTGAGAGCAGCAAAGATGAGAATCTGTCAAATTGTATCAGTGCCAAAACGATGTTTGAACTCACTTGGGATCTCATAGCGTTCATAGCTGGCTTTGCCCATCATGTTGAAGTGGAAAGAGTAAAAAATATTGAGCAGCTTCTCAGGACAAAACAAAAAATCTCCAGCAGCTTAAATAGACCACCTCTGCTCACATGGTTAAATGTCTTGGTGTGA